The proteins below are encoded in one region of Aquisphaera giovannonii:
- a CDS encoding Gfo/Idh/MocA family protein: MARSIGGPGASRRAFLSGALGAGGAAAFPAIVPARALGREGAAAGERIALGVIGIGPRCTYDLKSILGMKDVRCVAIADVQASRRDAGKALVDGHYGNGDLKLYRDFRELLARPDIDAVLIATGDRWHAPASILAARAGKDVYSEKPCGITIADCQALDDTMRRYARVFQAGTQRRSVPNFQAAVRLAHEGKLGRLHTLYASVYMPSERFDWLPEQPLPPRDVVDWDLWLGPAPWRPYNEEYVRGGWRGHHDFDSGARLLDWAAHTLDLCQWANQADDTMPVEYIPKPRSIEARYANGVKLVLDFLDTPFGQRTGWIQHLGTCPVRFVGEEGWVETGDSGEIEVSSPSIAEELKAYAADQAGSGLDVGAHARNFFDCMRTRGETAANSRVMRRSHIACHAAALSWILGRKLTLDPVTEEFLRDDEANRMRSRAAREPWC, encoded by the coding sequence ATGGCGCGATCGATCGGCGGTCCCGGAGCTTCGCGGCGAGCGTTCCTTTCCGGCGCCCTCGGGGCCGGCGGCGCGGCGGCCTTCCCGGCCATCGTCCCGGCCCGCGCCCTCGGGCGGGAGGGCGCGGCCGCCGGCGAGCGGATCGCGCTCGGCGTCATCGGCATCGGGCCGAGGTGCACTTACGACCTCAAGAGCATCCTCGGCATGAAGGACGTCCGTTGCGTCGCGATCGCCGACGTGCAGGCCAGCCGCCGAGACGCGGGCAAGGCCCTGGTCGACGGCCATTACGGGAACGGGGACCTGAAGCTCTACCGCGACTTCCGCGAGCTGCTGGCCCGCCCGGACATCGACGCCGTCCTCATCGCCACGGGGGACCGCTGGCACGCCCCCGCCTCCATCCTGGCCGCCCGGGCCGGGAAGGACGTCTACAGCGAGAAGCCCTGCGGGATCACCATCGCCGACTGCCAGGCCCTCGACGACACCATGCGGCGCTACGCCCGCGTCTTCCAGGCGGGGACGCAGAGGCGGAGCGTCCCCAACTTCCAGGCCGCCGTCCGGCTCGCCCACGAGGGGAAGCTCGGCCGCCTGCACACGCTCTACGCCTCGGTCTACATGCCCTCGGAGCGGTTCGACTGGCTCCCCGAACAGCCCCTCCCGCCGCGGGACGTGGTGGACTGGGACCTCTGGCTCGGCCCCGCCCCCTGGCGGCCCTACAATGAGGAATACGTCCGGGGCGGCTGGCGAGGACACCACGACTTCGACTCCGGCGCCCGCCTGCTCGACTGGGCAGCCCACACCCTGGACCTCTGCCAGTGGGCCAACCAGGCCGACGACACCATGCCCGTCGAATACATCCCGAAGCCCCGCAGCATCGAGGCCCGCTACGCCAACGGGGTCAAGCTCGTGCTCGACTTCCTGGATACGCCTTTCGGCCAACGCACCGGCTGGATCCAGCACCTCGGCACCTGCCCCGTCCGCTTCGTCGGGGAAGAGGGCTGGGTCGAGACGGGGGACAGCGGGGAGATCGAGGTCTCCTCGCCGTCGATCGCCGAGGAGCTCAAGGCCTACGCCGCCGACCAGGCCGGCTCCGGCCTCGACGTCGGCGCCCACGCCCGGAATTTCTTCGATTGCATGAGGACGCGGGGCGAGACCGCGGCCAACTCCCGGGTGATGCGACGCTCCCACATCGCCTGCCACGCCGCGGCCCTGTCGTGGATCCTGGGCCGCAAGCTGACCCTCGACCCGGTGACCGAGGAATTCCTCCGCGACGACGAGGCGAATCGGATGCGATCGCGGGCGGCCCGCGAGCCCTGGTGCTAG
- a CDS encoding Nramp family divalent metal transporter encodes MAVVESGSSRHSLDEVHGTIEVPQASGRWQRLRRLFTFLGPAYLVSVGYMDPGNWATDLEGGARFGYSLIWVLLMSNLMAVLLQTLAARLGVVTGHDLAQACRAEYTPRVRGFLWLLAEVAIAATDLAEIVGTIIALNLLFGIDLLWGCLITAFDTFALLYLQRWGMRQMEAVILVLVGVIGGCFLIQLFQARPEVAGMISGLRPTLPPGALFVAIGILGATVMPHNLYLHSALVQTRRIGTDNASRQSACKYFLIDSTIALNAAFFVNAAILVLSAAVFHRNGVEVVSIQEAHKLLPGFLGKAAPILFGVALLCAGQSSTLTGTLAGQIVMEGFLELRIAPWLRRLITRALALVPAVLVIWLAGDQSTQNLLVLSQVILSLQLPFAVIPLIHFTSTRRNMGVFATPLWGKALAWAAAAVIVSLNAKLVFDQEMGWIEAAARSGVMLGPVPLSWAVAAALAAVTSVVGGLLAWVALWPLVHKAAAWSPPTSVAMDWAAALRPRHLGRIGVALEHGEGDAEILGRALALVGEQPAPTELVLLHVVDTPLTVVLGTETADRETGADALYLGELVQTLRERGYAARSVLLHGPNAAGQLVGHLRQDPVDLLVVGSHGHGMVRDLLLGQTVDRVRHSLDIPMLVTRPGAEEQTRPH; translated from the coding sequence ATGGCAGTCGTGGAGTCGGGATCATCGCGGCATTCGCTCGACGAGGTCCACGGGACGATCGAGGTGCCCCAGGCATCCGGGAGGTGGCAAAGGCTGCGCCGGTTGTTCACGTTCCTGGGCCCGGCCTACCTGGTCAGCGTCGGCTACATGGACCCGGGGAACTGGGCGACGGACCTGGAGGGCGGGGCCCGATTCGGCTACAGCCTGATCTGGGTCCTGCTGATGTCGAACCTGATGGCGGTGCTGCTGCAGACTCTGGCGGCCCGGCTCGGGGTGGTGACCGGGCATGACCTGGCGCAGGCGTGCCGCGCGGAGTACACGCCCCGCGTGCGGGGCTTCCTGTGGCTCCTGGCGGAGGTGGCGATCGCGGCGACGGACCTTGCGGAGATCGTCGGGACGATCATCGCCCTCAACTTGCTCTTCGGCATCGACCTCCTCTGGGGATGCCTGATCACGGCGTTCGACACCTTCGCCCTGCTCTACCTCCAGCGCTGGGGGATGCGGCAGATGGAGGCGGTGATCCTCGTCCTGGTGGGGGTCATCGGCGGGTGCTTCCTGATCCAGCTCTTCCAGGCCCGGCCGGAGGTGGCGGGGATGATCTCCGGCCTGCGCCCGACCCTGCCGCCGGGGGCGCTCTTCGTGGCGATCGGGATCCTGGGGGCGACGGTGATGCCCCACAACCTGTACCTGCACTCGGCCCTCGTCCAGACGAGGCGGATCGGCACCGACAACGCGAGCCGCCAGTCGGCCTGCAAGTACTTCCTGATCGACTCGACGATCGCCCTCAACGCGGCCTTCTTCGTGAACGCGGCGATCCTGGTCCTGAGCGCCGCGGTCTTCCACCGCAACGGGGTGGAGGTCGTCTCGATCCAGGAGGCCCACAAGCTCCTGCCCGGCTTCCTGGGCAAGGCCGCGCCCATCCTCTTCGGCGTGGCGCTGCTGTGCGCGGGCCAGAGCTCGACCCTGACGGGGACGCTCGCCGGGCAGATCGTCATGGAAGGGTTCCTGGAGCTGCGGATCGCCCCCTGGCTCCGGAGGCTGATCACCCGGGCGCTCGCCCTGGTGCCGGCGGTCCTCGTGATCTGGCTGGCCGGCGACCAATCGACGCAGAACCTGCTGGTCCTCAGCCAGGTGATCCTCAGCCTGCAGCTGCCGTTCGCGGTGATCCCCCTGATCCACTTCACGTCCACCAGGCGGAACATGGGGGTGTTCGCCACTCCGCTCTGGGGGAAGGCCCTGGCGTGGGCGGCCGCGGCGGTGATCGTGTCCCTCAACGCCAAGCTCGTCTTCGACCAGGAGATGGGCTGGATCGAGGCGGCGGCGCGATCCGGGGTCATGCTGGGGCCGGTCCCGCTGAGCTGGGCGGTGGCCGCCGCGCTGGCGGCGGTCACGAGCGTCGTGGGCGGGCTGCTGGCCTGGGTGGCCCTCTGGCCGCTCGTGCACAAGGCGGCGGCCTGGTCCCCGCCGACGAGCGTCGCCATGGACTGGGCCGCGGCGCTCCGCCCGCGTCACCTCGGCCGGATCGGGGTGGCGCTGGAGCACGGCGAGGGGGACGCGGAGATCCTCGGCCGGGCCCTCGCCCTCGTCGGCGAGCAGCCGGCCCCGACCGAGCTCGTCCTGCTGCACGTGGTGGACACGCCCCTGACGGTCGTCCTGGGCACGGAGACGGCCGACCGCGAGACCGGCGCCGACGCGTTGTATCTCGGCGAGCTCGTCCAGACGCTCCGGGAGCGGGGCTACGCGGCCAGGTCGGTCCTGCTCCACGGGCCGAACGCGGCGGGCCAGCTCGTCGGCCACCTGCGGCAGGATCCGGTGGACCTCCTGGTCGTCGGCTCGCACGGCCACGGCATGGTCCGGGACCTGCTGCTGGGCCAGACCGTGGATCGCGTCCGGCACAGCCTGGACATCCCCATGCTCGTGACGCGGCCGGGGGCCGAGGAGCAAACGCGGCCGCATTGA
- the infC gene encoding translation initiation factor IF-3, whose translation MRVNEQIRISPVRVINAEGAMLGVMPTSKALEHAREAGMDLVEVAANERPPVCKIIDYGKFKYTQKKKLSKQKQHQIQVKEIRVRPKTGEHDIEVKVKRAREFLEQKDKVLVNVLFRGRELAHIDEGRRVMEEVLKSLEDVGKLEKNPSMEGRRMTAILAPKA comes from the coding sequence TTGAGGGTGAACGAGCAGATCCGCATCTCCCCCGTGCGGGTCATCAATGCCGAGGGCGCCATGCTCGGCGTGATGCCGACCAGCAAGGCCCTCGAGCATGCCCGCGAGGCGGGCATGGATCTGGTCGAGGTGGCCGCCAATGAGCGGCCGCCGGTGTGCAAGATCATCGACTACGGGAAGTTCAAGTACACCCAGAAGAAGAAGCTGTCGAAGCAGAAGCAGCACCAGATCCAGGTCAAGGAAATCCGCGTGCGGCCCAAGACCGGCGAGCACGACATCGAGGTCAAGGTCAAGCGCGCCCGCGAGTTCCTCGAGCAGAAGGACAAGGTCCTCGTCAACGTCCTCTTCCGAGGCCGCGAGCTGGCCCACATCGATGAAGGCCGGCGGGTCATGGAGGAGGTGCTGAAGTCCCTCGAGGACGTCGGCAAGCTCGAGAAGAACCCCTCGATGGAAGGGCGCCGGATGACCGCGATCCTCGCCCCCAAGGCATGA
- a CDS encoding serine/threonine-protein kinase → MSQGLIGERLGSFRLEEVLGSGAMGVVFRAVHEGSGRPAAVKIVHEDLGQKGRVFERFEREADILKQFRHPNIVRWLAVGRYKGTSYFAMEYADGITAEKLLQDRGPLPWREVVDLGIQLCSALSYAHEKNVIHRDLKPSNIMITKEGKLKLTDFGIAKDLDRTTQLTAPGRTLGTAAYMAPEQIRGTPAVSHKTDLYALGILFYQMLTGATPFEGASAVVLMHNHLNQAPPRPSDKVATIPKELDELVVKLMAKAPSDRPWDAAAVEHMLTELRDRAEQGKSIPMVWAEPDAPDAVHPGRAPVAKSPTRARKKGRKPSLASSAIAGGVPSGEDEEAGWLARARLETMGLVLALLAIAGGMAYVLWPPSAETLYRKAEALMQSSRRSDWITARDEYLDPLDSKHPGHPYGDQVRKWRDRIFLEDAENRARNLSSPVKTAFSEPHSNAERQYVAFSALVEKATAEGNDPQAAAYWREMARLMKPDDPEERPWYVLALHRAEEVEARMEKRRAFVLDQLSRAEHAFQSGNGGEAETIREMLRKEYGRYADLADLLGAGHGAPAAPAARPEDDRHRGAGEPSPATPPSVPPGPPG, encoded by the coding sequence ATGAGCCAGGGGTTGATCGGGGAGAGGCTCGGCTCCTTCCGCCTCGAGGAGGTCCTCGGATCCGGGGCGATGGGGGTGGTCTTCCGCGCCGTCCACGAGGGGAGCGGCCGGCCCGCCGCCGTGAAGATCGTCCACGAGGACCTCGGCCAGAAGGGCCGGGTCTTCGAGCGGTTCGAGCGCGAGGCGGACATCCTCAAGCAGTTCCGCCACCCCAACATCGTCCGCTGGCTCGCCGTCGGCCGCTACAAGGGGACCTCGTACTTCGCGATGGAGTACGCCGACGGGATCACGGCGGAGAAGCTCCTCCAGGATCGCGGCCCCCTGCCCTGGCGTGAGGTGGTGGACCTGGGGATCCAGCTCTGCTCGGCGCTCTCCTACGCGCACGAGAAGAACGTGATCCACCGGGACCTGAAGCCGTCCAACATCATGATCACGAAGGAGGGCAAGCTCAAGCTGACCGACTTCGGGATCGCCAAGGACCTGGACCGCACGACGCAGCTCACCGCGCCGGGCCGGACGCTGGGGACCGCCGCGTACATGGCGCCGGAGCAGATCCGGGGGACGCCGGCCGTCAGCCACAAGACCGACCTGTACGCCCTGGGGATCCTCTTCTACCAGATGCTCACCGGGGCGACCCCGTTCGAGGGGGCCTCGGCCGTGGTCCTGATGCACAACCACCTCAACCAGGCCCCGCCGCGGCCGTCGGACAAGGTGGCGACGATCCCCAAGGAGCTGGACGAGCTGGTGGTCAAGCTGATGGCCAAGGCGCCCTCCGACCGCCCCTGGGACGCCGCGGCCGTCGAGCACATGCTGACCGAACTCCGCGACAGGGCCGAGCAGGGGAAGTCCATCCCCATGGTCTGGGCCGAGCCCGACGCCCCGGACGCCGTCCATCCCGGCCGCGCGCCGGTCGCGAAATCCCCGACCCGGGCACGCAAGAAGGGGCGGAAGCCCTCGCTCGCCTCATCCGCGATCGCGGGGGGCGTCCCCTCCGGCGAGGACGAGGAGGCCGGATGGCTCGCCCGCGCCCGGCTCGAGACCATGGGGCTGGTCCTCGCCCTCCTCGCCATCGCCGGGGGCATGGCCTACGTCCTCTGGCCGCCCAGCGCGGAGACCCTCTATCGCAAGGCCGAGGCGCTGATGCAGTCGTCCCGGCGCTCGGACTGGATCACCGCCCGGGACGAGTACCTGGACCCCCTCGACTCCAAGCATCCGGGCCATCCCTACGGGGATCAGGTCCGCAAGTGGCGCGACAGGATCTTCCTGGAGGATGCCGAGAATCGGGCCAGGAACCTGAGCAGCCCGGTCAAGACGGCCTTCTCCGAGCCCCACTCGAACGCGGAGCGGCAATACGTCGCCTTCAGCGCGCTGGTGGAGAAGGCGACGGCCGAAGGCAACGACCCCCAGGCGGCGGCCTACTGGAGGGAGATGGCTCGCCTGATGAAGCCCGACGACCCGGAGGAGCGGCCGTGGTACGTCCTGGCCCTGCATCGGGCCGAGGAGGTCGAGGCCCGCATGGAGAAGCGGAGGGCGTTCGTCCTCGACCAGCTCTCGAGGGCCGAGCATGCCTTCCAGAGCGGCAACGGCGGGGAGGCCGAGACGATCCGGGAGATGCTCCGGAAGGAGTACGGGCGCTACGCCGACCTGGCCGACCTCCTGGGCGCCGGGCATGGTGCCCCGGCCGCTCCGGCGGCCCGGCCGGAGGACGACCGTCACCGCGGCGCCGGCGAGCCCTCCCCGGCCACGCCGCCGTCGGTCCCGCCCGGGCCGCCGGGCTGA
- a CDS encoding ATP-dependent Clp protease adaptor ClpS — MSTDLETSTVVEPEVEQETRTKRLPPYNVILVNDEDHTFEYVIELLIKLFGHTLPRAKDLTWQVHSRGRAIALTTHKEKAELKRDQVLAYGPDPRLARSKSSLRCYIEPAEG, encoded by the coding sequence ATGTCGACAGACCTTGAGACCAGCACCGTCGTCGAGCCCGAGGTCGAGCAGGAGACCCGCACCAAACGCCTGCCCCCGTACAACGTGATCCTGGTCAACGACGAGGACCATACCTTCGAGTATGTGATCGAGCTCCTGATCAAGCTCTTCGGGCACACGCTCCCGCGGGCCAAGGACCTGACCTGGCAGGTCCATTCGCGGGGCCGCGCCATCGCCCTGACCACCCACAAGGAGAAGGCCGAGCTCAAGCGCGATCAGGTCCTCGCCTACGGCCCCGACCCGAGGCTCGCGCGCTCCAAGAGCTCGCTCCGCTGCTACATCGAGCCGGCGGAAGGATGA
- a CDS encoding GNAT family N-acetyltransferase, producing the protein MAITYYKRLRMEVDLDEPIGPVALPDPYAWIPWDESLIGEHAEVKYQSFRGEIDACVFPCLGDRYGCQRLMREIRRKPGFLAGATWLIGGPGGYVGTVQGVLDYGPIGAIQNLGVLPKYRGLGLGRALALRALAGFQAAGLRRAYLEVTAENRSALMLYRSLGFRRAKTLYKAVDG; encoded by the coding sequence ATGGCGATCACCTATTACAAGCGGCTGCGGATGGAAGTGGACCTGGACGAGCCGATCGGCCCGGTCGCCCTGCCCGACCCCTACGCCTGGATCCCCTGGGACGAGTCCCTGATCGGCGAGCACGCCGAGGTAAAGTACCAGAGCTTCCGGGGCGAGATCGACGCCTGCGTCTTCCCCTGCCTGGGGGACCGCTACGGCTGCCAGCGCCTGATGCGCGAGATCCGCCGCAAGCCGGGCTTCCTGGCGGGGGCGACCTGGCTCATCGGCGGCCCGGGCGGCTACGTCGGGACGGTGCAGGGCGTGCTCGACTACGGCCCCATCGGCGCGATCCAGAACCTCGGGGTGCTCCCCAAGTACCGGGGCCTCGGGCTGGGGCGGGCCCTGGCCCTGCGTGCCCTGGCCGGCTTCCAGGCCGCGGGGCTGAGGCGGGCGTACCTCGAGGTGACGGCCGAGAACCGCTCCGCCCTGATGCTCTATCGCAGCCTGGGCTTCCGCAGGGCCAAGACCCTGTACAAGGCCGTCGATGGATGA
- a CDS encoding 3'-5' exoribonuclease YhaM family protein — MSRRFVNQLSHGDSIDESYLVADKQLRANRQGNLYLQLELRDKTGSVGARLWNATEELARTFEPGDFLRVRGKTQIFQGSLQIILTHVDVLDRNRVEPEDFLPQGSQNVARLMARLREILLAMHNPHLRALVECFLIDEEFVRKFTSAPAGIKNHHAYQGGLLEHVVTILDVADRILGLYPEVDRDLLLTGIFLHDVGKIEELSYDRAFAYTDEGQLVGHLVMGVEILAERVRATRDLTGEPFPPELLLRLKHMIVSHHGAYEFGSPKLPMTLEAIALHYLDNLDAKLHAFGREIRDDPSRDSTWTPFQQSIGRRLYKGTPAAATSDLEADS; from the coding sequence ATGAGCCGCCGCTTCGTCAATCAGCTCTCGCACGGGGACTCGATCGATGAGTCCTACCTGGTCGCCGACAAGCAGCTCCGGGCCAATCGCCAGGGCAACCTGTATCTGCAGCTCGAGCTCCGGGACAAGACCGGCAGCGTCGGCGCCCGCCTCTGGAACGCCACGGAGGAGCTGGCGAGGACCTTCGAGCCCGGCGACTTCCTCCGCGTCCGGGGGAAGACCCAGATCTTCCAGGGCTCGCTCCAGATCATCCTGACCCACGTCGACGTGCTCGATCGCAACCGCGTCGAGCCGGAGGACTTCCTCCCGCAGGGCTCGCAGAACGTCGCCCGGCTGATGGCGAGGCTCCGCGAGATCCTCCTGGCGATGCACAATCCCCACCTCAGGGCGCTCGTCGAGTGCTTCCTGATCGACGAGGAATTCGTCCGCAAGTTCACGTCGGCGCCCGCGGGCATCAAGAACCACCACGCCTACCAGGGGGGCCTCCTGGAGCACGTGGTGACGATCCTCGACGTCGCCGACAGGATCCTGGGCCTCTACCCGGAGGTCGACCGCGACCTGCTCCTGACGGGGATCTTCCTGCACGACGTGGGCAAGATCGAGGAGCTCTCCTACGACCGCGCGTTCGCGTACACCGACGAGGGCCAGCTCGTCGGCCACCTGGTGATGGGCGTGGAGATCCTGGCCGAACGCGTCCGGGCGACCCGGGACCTCACCGGCGAGCCGTTCCCCCCCGAGCTGCTGCTGCGGCTGAAGCACATGATCGTCAGCCACCACGGCGCGTACGAGTTCGGCAGCCCGAAGCTGCCCATGACGCTCGAGGCGATCGCGCTCCACTACCTGGACAACCTGGACGCCAAGCTCCACGCCTTCGGCCGCGAGATCCGGGATGACCCGAGCCGCGACTCGACGTGGACCCCCTTCCAGCAGAGCATCGGCCGCCGCCTGTACAAGGGCACGCCGGCGGCCGCGACCTCGGACCTGGAAGCCGACTCCTGA
- the glgP gene encoding alpha-glucan family phosphorylase yields MVGQTRIVDKLRELARNLWWVWQPNVIALFRELDPTLWREVDHNPVEFLKRLPPEQLERRSAEMALDSRIDYAFRRQAEYLKDTKSWGAINASILRARPVAYFSMEFGLHESLPIYSGGLGVLAGDHLKSSSDLGIPLIGIGILYAQGYFRQSLDKDGWQQESYLNSDLDLLPIEAVTGPDGQPLKISVESASGVLHARIWRVEVGRTTLLLLDSNLPENSESDRALTARLYGGDARVRIRQELLLGVGGVRALKALGITPAVLHLNEGHSAFATLELIRETMEYTGLPFGEVMHDVANMTVFTTHTPVAAGHDRFPAGLVEENLGKVREGLHLSFDDFMGLGRVNTHDHNELFCMTVLALKLSRHANGVSSLHGVVSRRMWKPLFPGVAEENIPIGHITNGVHVETWVAPQMTLLLDRHMGVGWSVRQRYPETWEGIDTVDDAELWETQQVLKARLINFVRSRLVAQARRRGEPESAQRQAMEALDLNALTIGFARRFATYKRAGLVLQDAERLGEMIEAAGRPIQFVFAGKAHPEDRFGKELIQGIARITRQGKFAGKIVFVEDYDMNVARSLVQGVDVWLNNPRRPQEASGTSGQKAVLNGALNFSVLDGWWAEGYDGTNGFAIGSGWTHAEPSIQDRRDYESLIETLANQVVPLYYDRDTTGLPRGWIARQKNAFRTMAWRFNADRMVMDYAQRCYLAAAGGLSSSMPHN; encoded by the coding sequence ATGGTGGGTCAGACTCGGATCGTGGACAAGCTTCGTGAACTGGCCCGCAACCTGTGGTGGGTCTGGCAGCCGAACGTCATCGCCCTCTTCCGCGAGCTCGACCCGACGCTCTGGCGCGAGGTGGATCACAACCCGGTCGAGTTCCTGAAGCGCCTCCCGCCCGAGCAGCTCGAGCGCCGGTCCGCGGAGATGGCCCTGGACTCGCGGATCGACTATGCCTTCCGCCGCCAGGCCGAGTACCTGAAGGACACGAAGTCCTGGGGGGCCATCAACGCCTCCATCCTCAGGGCGCGGCCCGTCGCGTATTTCTCGATGGAGTTCGGGCTGCATGAGAGCCTGCCGATCTATTCGGGCGGCCTGGGGGTCCTGGCCGGCGACCACCTGAAGAGCTCCAGCGACCTGGGCATCCCCCTGATCGGGATCGGCATCCTGTACGCGCAGGGCTACTTCCGCCAGTCGCTCGACAAGGACGGGTGGCAGCAGGAGTCGTACCTCAACAGCGACCTGGACCTGCTGCCGATCGAGGCCGTGACCGGCCCGGACGGCCAGCCGCTCAAGATCTCCGTGGAGTCCGCCAGCGGCGTCCTGCACGCCCGGATCTGGCGGGTCGAGGTCGGGCGCACGACCCTCTTGCTGCTGGACTCGAACCTGCCGGAGAACAGCGAGTCCGACCGCGCCTTGACGGCCAGGCTCTACGGCGGCGACGCCCGGGTGCGGATCCGCCAGGAGCTGCTGCTGGGCGTGGGCGGAGTCCGGGCCCTGAAGGCCCTCGGCATCACGCCCGCGGTGCTCCACCTGAACGAGGGCCACAGCGCCTTCGCGACGCTCGAGCTGATCCGCGAGACGATGGAATACACGGGCCTCCCCTTCGGCGAGGTCATGCACGACGTGGCCAACATGACGGTCTTCACCACCCACACCCCGGTGGCGGCCGGCCACGACCGCTTCCCCGCGGGGCTCGTGGAGGAGAACCTGGGGAAGGTCCGCGAGGGGCTGCACCTGTCCTTCGACGACTTCATGGGCCTGGGCCGCGTCAACACGCACGACCACAACGAGCTCTTCTGCATGACCGTGCTGGCGCTCAAGCTGTCCCGGCATGCCAACGGCGTGAGCTCGCTGCACGGCGTCGTCTCCCGGAGGATGTGGAAGCCGCTCTTCCCGGGCGTCGCCGAGGAGAACATCCCGATCGGCCACATCACCAACGGCGTCCACGTCGAGACGTGGGTGGCCCCGCAGATGACGCTGCTGCTGGACCGGCACATGGGGGTGGGCTGGTCGGTCCGGCAGCGGTACCCCGAGACGTGGGAGGGGATCGACACGGTCGACGACGCCGAGCTCTGGGAGACCCAGCAGGTCCTCAAGGCGAGGCTGATCAACTTCGTGCGGAGCCGCCTGGTGGCCCAGGCCCGCCGCCGCGGGGAGCCGGAGTCGGCCCAGAGGCAGGCCATGGAGGCCCTGGACCTCAACGCCCTGACGATCGGGTTCGCCCGGCGGTTCGCGACCTACAAGCGGGCCGGCCTGGTCCTCCAGGACGCGGAGCGGCTCGGCGAGATGATCGAGGCCGCCGGGAGGCCGATCCAGTTCGTCTTCGCCGGCAAGGCGCACCCGGAGGACCGCTTCGGCAAGGAGCTGATCCAGGGCATCGCGCGGATCACCCGGCAGGGGAAGTTCGCCGGCAAGATCGTCTTCGTCGAGGACTACGACATGAACGTCGCGCGTTCCCTCGTGCAGGGCGTGGACGTGTGGCTCAACAACCCGCGTCGGCCCCAGGAGGCCAGCGGCACGTCGGGCCAGAAGGCGGTGCTCAACGGCGCCCTCAACTTCTCGGTCCTCGACGGCTGGTGGGCGGAGGGCTACGACGGGACCAACGGGTTCGCCATCGGCTCGGGCTGGACCCACGCGGAGCCGTCGATCCAGGACCGCCGCGACTACGAGTCGCTCATCGAGACCCTGGCGAATCAGGTCGTGCCGCTCTACTATGATCGCGACACGACCGGCCTGCCCCGGGGGTGGATCGCGCGCCAGAAGAACGCGTTCCGGACGATGGCCTGGCGCTTCAACGCGGACCGCATGGTCATGGACTACGCCCAGCGATGCTATCTCGCCGCGGCGGGGGGGCTGTCCAGCTCGATGCCGCACAACTGA